One window of the Syngnathoides biaculeatus isolate LvHL_M chromosome 11, ASM1980259v1, whole genome shotgun sequence genome contains the following:
- the rab33a gene encoding ras-related protein Rab-33A gives MTNDSPEEESRGRRVTRPSRADDNVTILTSSMDVYRSRSRASSSNDAGASFTSSADLSTSSLELSIQTRIFKIIVIGDSNVGKTCLTFRFTGGSFPDNTEATIGVDFREKAVEIEGETIKVQVWDTAGQERFRKSMVEHYYRNVHAVVFVYDVTKMASFRNLQTWIEECNGHRVSASVPRVLVGNKCDLVNQVQVPSNMALKFADSHNMLLFETSAKDPRESQNVDSIFMSLACRLKAQKSLLYRDVEREDGRVRLTQETETKTNCLC, from the exons ATGACCAACGATTCCCCGGAGGAGGAGAGCCGAGGAAGGCGGGTAACTCGGCCGAGCCGGGCGGACGACAATGTCACCATCCTGACATCATCCATGGATGTTTACCGAAGCCGCAGCCGGGCCAGCAGCAGCAACGACGCCGGAGCTAGCTTCACATCCTCCGCGGATTTGAGCACCTCTTCGCTGGAACTGAGCATCCAGACGCGGATCTTTAAGATCATCGTGATCGGGGACTCCAACGTGGGGAAGACGTGTCTCACATTCCGCTTCACGGGCGGCAGCTTTCCCGACAACACCGAAGCTACCATCGGTGTGGACTTCAGGGAGAAGGCGGTGGAAATTGAAGGAGAGACGATCAAG GTGCAGGTATGGGACACGGCTGGTCAGGAGCGATTTCGTAAATCCATGGTAGAACACTACTATCGTAATGTCCATGCCGTAGTCTTTGTTTATGACGTCACCAAAATGGCTTCCTTCCGCAATCTGCAAACATGGATAGAG GAGTGTAATGGTCATCGGGTTTCAGCATCGGTACCTCGAGTCCTAGTTGGGAACAAGTGTGACCTAGTCAACCAAGTACAG GTGCCATCCAACATGGCATTGAAGTTTGCAGACTCCCACAATATGCTTCTGTTCGAGACATCCGCAAAGGACCCGAGAGAGAGTCAGAATGTGGACTCAATCTTCATGTCACTGGCCTGCCGTCTGAAAGCCCAAAAATCTCTACTCTACAGAGATGTGGAGCGGGAGGATGGGAGAGTGCGACTCACACAAGAAACTGAGACAAAGACTAATTGTCTTTGTTGA